Proteins from a genomic interval of Crassostrea angulata isolate pt1a10 chromosome 7, ASM2561291v2, whole genome shotgun sequence:
- the LOC128155918 gene encoding uncharacterized protein LOC128155918, translating to MIAYFLLLTVTSVLGAPTDQSHSALEQFKNIIRTQVTTLWHTVDKNGDGRFEASDMHHIFDDYDANHDHSVTKHEFVTRFAHNEPELNIIGEGLFLEFDMNQDGAITVSDLDLYYQKIDSNNNGHVEKEEFVHYFTEIFTILYVIQLNQTTVAPGGR from the exons ATGATAGcatattttcttcttttgaCTGTGACTAGTGTACTTGGTGCTCCAAC TGACCAGTCACATTCTGCTTTGGAACAATTCAAGAACATTATTCGGACACAGGTCACCACACTTTGGCACACTGTTGACAAAAATGGCGACGGTCGATTCGAGGCGAGCGACATGCACCACATCTTCGATGATTACGATGCTAACC ATGACCATAGTGTGACCAAGCATGAATTCGTGACGAGGTTTGCCCACAATGAACCAGAGTTGAACATAATCGGTGAGGGTCTGTTCCTGGAATTCGACATGAACCAAGATGGCGCTATCACCGTGTCCGATTTAGACCTCTACTATCAGAAGATCGATTCAAACA aCAATGGGCATGTGGAGAAGGAGGAATTCGTTCACTACTTTACGGAG ATCTTCACCATTCTGTACGTCATCCAGCTGAATCAGACGACAGTTGCACCTGGCGGCCGCTAG
- the LOC128155988 gene encoding uncharacterized protein LOC128155988 yields MNMAVPPGGPMEICFSFDTTGSMSSSINAVKENVQELILRLQTDIPGLRIAVFAHGDYCDKNSSYVTKHIDFSTDLKELCNWVKNVESTGGGDSDECYELVLHEVQSLSWTPGSQRALVMIGDANPHGVNYPDNKLRLDWEVELDKLAAMSVRVYGVQCRGSCDERTKNFYQTLANKTAGRRMELEQFSNLFDFIMAICYREQGAEFLDLYEQEVRARDARMGLHKELHALFGALREGEEEPSTSSSTAEKPKSRTLPFKPALKKKPSLTKAPSITKLKKNSSLIHKVTKTIAKKKPRSAVDRKKAKLLAISRQKMNALRKLKRENVPDTNFSLNKIQWSPWELVISPTKPENDSLWTERYRGRKGFRKTSVCGGKTFPEAVYEFSVRKLSDPKRYVTYCKLSSGFTKTRCWESRLLSHSDVRSQVNKIVALGYSVYVRRCLLNDSNKDTVRKSLLRYDYAWKRVTNVRDSQRDISVA; encoded by the exons ATGAACATGGCTGTTCCACCAGGAGGACCTATGGAGATCTGCTTCTCTTTTGATACTACTGGGTCGATGTCCAGTTCTATAAACGCTGTAAAAGAAAATGTGCAAGAATTGATACTACGACTACAGACGGACATACCCGGTCTTAGAATCGCTGTCTTCGCTCATGGTGATTATTGTGATAAAAACTCGTCATATGTCACCAAACACATTGACTTTTCAACCGATTTGAAAGAACTGTGTAACTGGGTGAAAAATGTTGAATCCACGGGTGGCGGCGATAGCGATGAATGTTATGAATTGGTGTTGCATGAGGTTCAAAGTCTTTCGTGGACGCCGGGATCACAGAGAGCTCTGGTGATGATTGGAGATGCAAATCCGCATGGTGTAAATTACCCAGACAATAAATTGAGATTAGATTGGGAAGTGGAATTAGACAAATTGGCAGCAATG AGTGTCCGCGTGTACGGTGTACAGTGCAGAGGTTCGTGCGATGAGAGAACCAAAAACTTCTACCAAACACTGGCCAACAAGACAGCAGGCAGACGAATGGAGTTGGAGCAGTTTTCCAACCTATTTGATTTTATCATGGCTATTTGCTACAGAGAGCAAGGAGCAGAGTTTCTAGACCTCTATGAACAGGAAGTCCGTGCCAGAGATGCTAGAATGGGTCTCCATAAGGAACTGCACGCTCTATTCGGGGCTCTAAGAGAGGGAGAAGAAGAACCTTCAACGTCCTCGTCAACCGCAGAGAAGCCAAAGTCCAGAACACTTCCATTCAAGCCAGCTCTGAAAAAGAAACCTTCGCTCACAAAGGCTCCTTCCATTACCAAACTGAAGAAAAACAGTTCCCTCATTCATAAAGTCACGAAAACCATCGCCAAAAAGAAACCCAGGTCTGCAGTCGATAGAAAGAAGGCGAAACTCTTGGCCATTTCTCGTCAAAAG ATGAACGCTCTTAGAAAACTGAAGAGAGAAAACGTTCCGGACacgaatttttctttaaacaaaatacagtggTCCCCATGGGAACTAGTTATCTCTCCCACCAAACCAGAAAACGACTCTTTGTGGACTGAAAGATACAGAGGAAGAAAGGGTTTCCGCAAAACCAGCGTCTGCGGAGGAAAGACTTTTCCTGAAGCTGTGTACGAGTTCTCTGTGAGGAAACTTTCCGATCCTAAACGTTACGTGACATACTGTAAATTGTCGTCAGGATTCACCAAGACGAGGTGTTGGGAATCGAGACTTTTATCTCATTCTGACGTTCGATCCCAAGTCAACAAAATTGTTGCTTTAGGGTATTCCGTCTATGTACGACGATGTTTGTTGAATGATTCTAACAAAGACACTGTCAGGAAATCATTACTTCGATATGACTATGCTTGGAAGCGAGTTACAAATGTAAGGGATTCGCAAAGAGATATATCAGTAGCATAA